The following proteins are encoded in a genomic region of Arachis ipaensis cultivar K30076 chromosome B02, Araip1.1, whole genome shotgun sequence:
- the LOC107624749 gene encoding 14-3-3-like protein D yields the protein MASSKDRETFVYVAKLAEQAERYEEMVDSMKKVANLDVELTVEERNLLSVGYKNVIGARRASWRILSSIEQKEETKGNEVNAKRIKEYRNKVEAELTNICNDVMRVIDEHLIPSATAGESTVFYYKMKGDYYRYLAEFKSGNEKKEAADQSMKAYESATTAAEAELPPTHPIRLGLALNFSVFYYEILNSPERACHLAKQAFDEAISELDTLNEDSYKDSTLIMQLLRDNLTLWTSDIPEDGEDAQKVNGTAKLGGGEDAE from the exons ATGGCTTCGTCCAAGGACCGTGAGACCTTCGTCTACGTCGCCAAGCTTGCCGAGCAGGCTGAGCGTTACGAAG AGATGGTGGATTCAATGAAGAAGGTCGCAAATCTTGATGTTGAACTCACTGTTGAGGAGCGGAATCTTCTCTCTGTTGGTTACAAGAATGTGATTGGAGCTCGCAGAGCATCTTGGAGGATCTTGTCTTCCATTGAGCAAAAGGAGGAAACTAAGGGGAATGAAGTAAATGCGAAGCGGATTAAGGAGTACAGGAACAAGGTTGAGGCAGAGCTTACAAACATCTGTAACGATGTTATGAGGGTGATTGATGAACACCTTATACCTTCGGCTACAGCTGGTGAATCAACTGTGTTCTATTATAAAAT GAAAGGAGATTACTATCGTTATCTTGCTGAATTTAAGAGTGGCAATGAGAAGAAGGAGGCTGCTGATCAGTCAATGAAAGCATATGAG TCTGCTACCACTGCAGCAGAGGCTGAATTACCCCCTACACATCCCATTCGTTTGGGTCTTGCTTTGAATTTCTCAGTTTTCTATTATGAGATCTTAAATTCACCTGAGAG GGCCTGTCATCTTGCAAAGCAAGCTTTTGATGAAGCTATTTCCGAGCTTGATACCTTGAATGAGGATTCATACAAAGATAGCACCTTGATCATGCAACTTCTCAGGGACAACCTTACCTTGTGGACTTCTGACATCCCAGAAGATGGAG AAGATGCCCAGAAAGTCAATGGCACTGCCAAGCTTGGTGGAGGTGAGGATGCTGAG TGA
- the LOC107624750 gene encoding bifunctional riboflavin kinase/FMN phosphatase (The sequence of the model RefSeq protein was modified relative to this genomic sequence to represent the inferred CDS: added 46 bases not found in genome assembly), giving the protein MSCCYEFKGCNEETKISAVIFDLDGTLLDTERATRGVLNGFLAKYGKELDKEKEEKKRVGMTQQESVDVILKDYELPLTPEQFIKEITPLYRERWTEAKALPGANRLINHLKKNGVPMALASNSLRENIDVKISHHNGWKESFSVILGSDQVKSGKPSPYLFEEAAKKMGVDASNCLVIEDSLVGVKAANAAKMKVVAIPSRGEVDCYLLADTVLHSLLEFQPELWGLPPFDDLLDNTLPIEPIHVSGVYVSGALHESTENATGALPGQVFGLYFGWGKVHADRNFKILHICLIDPNSDDHMYEQQRMQIHLVGYISAFDKKELTSRELEKLEEYKSIARASLDLPSFTYSF; this is encoded by the exons ATGAGTTGCTGTTATGAGTTCAAAGGTTGCAATGAGGAAACAAAGATTTCAGCTGTCATTTTTGACTTGGATGGAACACTTCTAGATACTG AGAGAGCAACAAGGGGTGTGTTGAATGGATTTCTGGCAAAGTATGGAAAGGAACttgacaaggagaaggaggagaagaagagg ATGAACTCCCATTGACACCTGAACAATTCATCAAAGAAATCACTCCTCTCTACAGAGAAAG GTGGACAGAAGCCAAAGCCTTGCCCGGTGCTAATCGCCTTATTAACCATCTCAAGAAAAATGGAGTGCCTATGGCCCTTGCTTCAAACTCCTTGAGAGAGAACATAGATGTGAAAATTTCTCATCATAATG GTTGGAAAGAAAGCTTTTCTGTAATTCTAGGAAGTGATCAAGTTAAATCTGGGAAGCCTTCTCCGTATTT ATTTGAAGAAGCTGCTAAGAAAATGGGTGTAGATGCATCTAACTGCTTGGTGATTGAGGATTCCTT GGTTGGTGTCAAAGCAGCAAATGCTGCAAAAATGAAGGTAGTAGCTATACCGTCTCGAGGAGAAGTCGATTGTTATCTACTAGCAGATACTGTGCTTCACTCACTTTTAGAGTTTCAACCTGAGCTATGGGGCCTTCCACCTTTCGACGACT TGCTAGATAACACATTGCCTATTGAGCCGATTCATGTGAGTGGTGTGTATGTTAGTGGAGCTCTACATGAATCTACAG AGAATGCAACAGGTGCTCTTCCTGGTCAAGTTTTTGGACTTTACTTTGGTTGGGGCAAGGTTCATGCTGATAGGAACTTTAAGATATTG CATATATGCCTTATTGATCCCAATAGTGATGACCATATGTATGAGCAACAGCGCATGCAAATTCATCTTGTTGGCTACATAAGTGCTTTTGACAAGAAG GAACTCACATCAAGGGAATTGGAGAAACTAGAAGAATACAAGTCTATTGCAAGAGCTTCACTGGATTTACCATCATTCACTTATTCTTTTTAA